One genomic window of Sphingomonas sp. C3-2 includes the following:
- a CDS encoding uracil-DNA glycosylase family protein produces the protein MSVLDWWQEAGVDVMIDEVPRNWLAERSRPVARAVAAVPAPQVPAARTAMPETIEAFRNWLASHGALPDDSPVDRRVLPEGTAGATVMILVDMPEAADAEAERLLSDETGQLLDRMLAAVGQDRGTAYLGSIALARPAGGRIDPAHHKALGRLARRHAALVHPRRLLLMGQATCQAVLGMDLPAARGQTHIINDNGVEIEAVATFAPRFLIQNPARKADAWKDLRLLTKGLEH, from the coding sequence TTGAGCGTACTTGACTGGTGGCAGGAAGCCGGTGTCGACGTGATGATCGACGAGGTGCCAAGGAACTGGCTGGCGGAACGCAGCCGGCCGGTCGCGCGTGCCGTAGCGGCAGTTCCCGCGCCGCAGGTGCCTGCGGCCAGAACCGCCATGCCAGAGACGATCGAAGCATTTCGGAACTGGCTGGCAAGCCACGGCGCGCTGCCCGACGATTCGCCTGTTGACCGCCGCGTGCTGCCGGAAGGCACCGCGGGTGCAACGGTGATGATCCTTGTCGATATGCCCGAAGCGGCCGACGCCGAGGCGGAACGCCTGCTCTCCGACGAAACGGGGCAATTGCTGGATCGCATGCTGGCCGCCGTGGGGCAGGATCGCGGAACCGCCTATCTGGGATCGATCGCGCTGGCGCGGCCCGCCGGTGGCCGGATCGATCCGGCACACCACAAGGCGCTGGGCCGATTGGCCCGCCGCCATGCCGCGCTGGTTCACCCGCGCCGGCTTTTGCTCATGGGGCAGGCGACGTGCCAGGCGGTGCTGGGCATGGACCTTCCCGCCGCACGCGGGCAAACGCACATCATCAACGACAATGGGGTTGAAATCGAAGCGGTTGCGACGTTCGCGCCGCGCTTCCTGATCCAGAACCCGGCGCGCAAGGCCGATGCCTGGAAGGATCTGAGATTGTTGACCAAGGGACTGGAACATTGA
- a CDS encoding electron transfer flavoprotein-ubiquinone oxidoreductase, translating to MSERESMPYDVVIVGAGPAGLAAAIRLKQLANEQGSELSVCVLEKGSEVGAHILSGAVVDPKALDELLPEWRTMGCPMAEVPVTENHHWVLTENKKYEMPHIMMPPFMNNKGTYTGSLGNLCRWLAEQAEGLGVEIFPGFAAAEILFNEDGSVKGVATGDMGIARDGSRKPDYQPGLELHAKYTFFAEGVRGHLTKELKRIYDLEADCQPQVYGIGLKELWDIDPAKHVPGRVIHSQGWPLDDAWGGGFLYHQANGQVALGFVVALSYKNPHMSPFMEFQRWKTHPEIRKILEGGKRVSYGARAINEGGWQSVPKLTFPGGALIGCSAGFVNVPRIKGSHTAMKSGMLAAEAAFEAIAGGREADEITAYPDALNSSWVAKELKKVRNVEPAVAKFGGTFGTIIAGADMWMRQLGLGLPFTFGHKPDHSKLWRADQCQKIDYPKPDGVISFDRLSSVFLSNTNHEEDQPCHLTLKDPDVPINYNLPVFDEPAQRYCPAGVYEVVGQDEGNPRFQINAQNCVHCKTCDIKDPSQNINWVVPEGGGGPNYPNM from the coding sequence ATGAGTGAACGGGAATCGATGCCCTATGACGTCGTGATTGTCGGCGCGGGGCCTGCTGGCCTCGCAGCGGCGATCCGGCTGAAACAGCTGGCAAATGAGCAGGGCAGCGAACTCTCTGTCTGCGTGCTCGAAAAGGGCTCGGAAGTGGGCGCGCACATCCTGTCCGGTGCGGTCGTCGACCCCAAGGCGCTTGATGAGCTGCTGCCCGAATGGCGCACCATGGGCTGCCCGATGGCCGAAGTGCCGGTGACGGAAAACCATCACTGGGTGCTCACCGAGAACAAGAAATATGAAATGCCGCACATCATGATGCCGCCTTTCATGAACAACAAGGGCACCTATACCGGTTCGCTCGGCAATCTTTGCCGCTGGCTCGCCGAACAGGCCGAAGGGCTCGGCGTTGAAATCTTTCCGGGCTTCGCTGCGGCTGAAATCCTGTTCAACGAGGATGGCTCGGTAAAGGGCGTCGCCACCGGCGATATGGGCATTGCGCGCGATGGTTCGCGCAAGCCCGATTATCAGCCCGGCCTTGAACTCCACGCAAAATACACCTTCTTCGCCGAAGGCGTGCGCGGTCACCTGACCAAGGAGCTGAAGCGGATCTACGATCTGGAGGCGGATTGCCAGCCGCAGGTCTACGGCATCGGCCTCAAGGAACTGTGGGATATCGATCCCGCCAAGCACGTCCCCGGCCGCGTCATTCACAGCCAGGGCTGGCCGCTTGACGATGCATGGGGCGGCGGCTTCCTCTATCATCAGGCGAACGGCCAGGTCGCGCTCGGTTTCGTTGTCGCGCTCAGCTACAAGAACCCGCATATGTCGCCCTTCATGGAATTCCAGCGTTGGAAGACGCATCCGGAAATCCGCAAGATTTTGGAAGGCGGCAAGCGCGTGTCCTATGGCGCGCGTGCGATCAACGAGGGTGGCTGGCAGTCGGTGCCCAAGCTCACCTTCCCGGGTGGCGCGCTGATCGGCTGTTCGGCCGGTTTCGTGAACGTGCCGCGCATCAAGGGCAGCCATACCGCGATGAAGTCGGGCATGCTCGCCGCCGAAGCCGCTTTCGAGGCGATCGCAGGCGGCCGTGAGGCCGACGAGATCACCGCATATCCCGATGCGCTCAACAGCAGCTGGGTAGCCAAGGAACTCAAGAAGGTCCGCAACGTCGAGCCCGCCGTCGCCAAGTTCGGCGGCACCTTTGGCACGATCATCGCCGGCGCCGACATGTGGATGCGCCAACTCGGCCTCGGCCTGCCGTTCACCTTCGGCCACAAGCCCGATCACAGCAAGCTGTGGCGTGCGGACCAGTGCCAGAAGATCGACTATCCCAAGCCCGATGGCGTCATCAGCTTCGATCGCCTCTCGTCGGTGTTCCTCTCGAACACCAACCATGAGGAAGATCAGCCCTGCCACCTGACGCTCAAGGATCCCGACGTTCCGATCAACTACAATCTGCCCGTGTTCGACGAACCCGCGCAGCGTTACTGCCCGGCGGGCGTGTACGAAGTCGTTGGTCAGGACGAAGGAAATCCGCGGTTCCAGATCAACGCGCAGAACTGCGTCCACTGCAAGACGTGCGACATCAAGGATCCCTCCCAGAACATCAACTGGGTGGTTCCCGAAGGTGGCGGGGGGCCGAACTATCCCAATATGTAA